One part of the Macaca mulatta isolate MMU2019108-1 chromosome 6, T2T-MMU8v2.0, whole genome shotgun sequence genome encodes these proteins:
- the LOC106998801 gene encoding small EDRK-rich factor 1 isoform X1 produces the protein MARGNQRELARQKNMKKTQEISKGKRKEDSLTASQRKQSSGGQKSESKVSAGPHLPLKAPREDPCFPLPAAGGSRYYLAYGSITPISAFVFVVFFSVFFPSFYEDFCYWI, from the exons ATGGCCC GTGGAAATCAACGAGAACTTGCCCGccagaaaaacatgaagaaaacccaggaaattAGCAAGGGTAAGAGAAAAGAGGATAGCCTGACTGCCTCTCAGAGAAAGCAGAG ttctggaggccagaaatctgagAGCAAGGTGTCAGCTGGGCCACACCTTCCTCTGAAGGCTCCAAGGGAGGATCCTTGCTTTCCTCTTCCAGCTGCTGGTGGCTCCAGGTATTACTTGGCTTATGGCAGTATAACTCCTatctctgcctttgtctttgtggtcttcttttctgtcttcttcccttctttttatGAGGACTTTTGCTATTGGATTTAG
- the LOC106998801 gene encoding small EDRK-rich factor 1 isoform X2 — translation MARGNQRELARQKNMKKTQEISKGKRKEDSLTASQRKQRDSEIMQQKQKAANEKKSMQTREK, via the exons ATGGCCC GTGGAAATCAACGAGAACTTGCCCGccagaaaaacatgaagaaaacccaggaaattAGCAAGGGTAAGAGAAAAGAGGATAGCCTGACTGCCTCTCAGAGAAAGCAGAG GGACTCTGAGATCATGCAACAAAAGCAGAAGGCAGCTAATGAGAAGAAGTCTATGCAGACAAGAGAAAAGTGA